CACTAACATAGAGCTGTTCAAAACGATACATTTTACAAAATCAACCTGCAAGACTCTCTCTACTGGCCACAAGCAATGTGGTTCGCTTACAAACATCTTACAAGTGGGAGCTCTCTGTGTCATACGTACCTTCACTTTTCTTGCGGTCGTTGTCCCTTTGAACAGCTCGTTAACACCGCGCCTCTATATCCTCACACAATACTTAATGTACCTATCTGCGTTTTTTCTCTATATCTCCAAGGTTCTGAAACCTTCCAATGAAGTTTCCCATACGGCGGCAACAGCAGCTTAGCCAGTGAGATTCTTAGCTCCTCTCTCATCTGCTCGTCAAACACCACCCACGTCGAGTGAGCTTTACAAACCTCCTCAAACTGCGTATTAAACTCTTTCAGCTTCTCCTTCATCGCTTTCCTAACCCGTTCATCCCCGCCGCCGCGCTGTCCACCTTCAGCAACCCAACCATTTTATTCCCACGAGCTTCTCTCTGATAACTCACATGGTACTGTACGTTTCACTTTAGCGTTGTGTTTCCGAATCCAATCCTCTCCTAAAGCACCCCAAGCTCACCGTCTCTCACTTTCTGCACAATGTATCTCCCATTGTTCATCAGAAACACATAGCTCAACGCCGGATCTTTATACACTTTGGACTTCACTTCCAGGTTACTCTCCAAAAGCTCCATGATCCAAGACATCTGCACAGTCAACAGAGTCGAGTCTTTCGACGGCACACCGTTGCTTTCCTCAAACACTTGCTCCAACGTCTGTCTCGACCTGCACGCCGCGCGGAGGTAGTTCATCAACATACCGAGTGATCGGGTGGAGCCCACCCCCGGGAACAGCGGCTTTCGCCGGATCTCTCCTGATCAGATTCTCAAGCTCCATGAATATACCTCTAACCGCCTCCCCAAACCGTTTCCAAAATCGTCACAGCCTCGTTCCTAAGCACCAAGCAGAACTGATCAGAGAACACAGACTCAAACTCCGGCATCAGATCCCTCATCGTCTCGAACACGTCGAGCACCTTAAACAGCCTCTCAGGCGAACGGCTCCCGATCGCAACGGCGTCCGCGAAGTTCAGGAGCTGGATCGTGGAGCCGCGGCAGACCTCCATGAAGGAGAGATCTGCGGCGGAGGAGAATCCGAAGAAGACGCGGTCGCAGAGACGCCGCTCGCTCGGGAAGAGGATACGTAGCGCGACGTTGGCTGCTTTGATCCAACGGTCGATCTCGTCCTCGAGCTCCTGCCACTGCATCTTGTGAACGTCCTCGATGCTGAGCTGCTTCTGAAGGCCTAGCCTCGACACGCTCTCTTCGAGAAACTCTCTCCTTGAGGCGCTGTAGACGTGCGAGCAGGCTTTCCCGAATCCAGCAGGCGAGCATACGCTTGGCCATCTCGTGGAGGTCGTTGATCGTGGCGGAGGAGAGGGCGTCGATGATGAGGTCGTAGTCGGTGAGGGGCTGTGCCACGGGGATCTGAGTAGTATCGTCGTagtctacttcttcttcttcttcttcgtcttcttcctcttcggaGTCGAAACGGTGGTTAACAGGGAAGGACTCGGCGCCGTGATCCATGAGGGATCTGAACTCCTCCTCGACGCGGAACATGGCCTGCTGCATCATGTCGTCGGCGCGTGAGAGGAGCGTGCCGATAGGTTTCTCGGAGGAGGCGTGGCTCCAGTCTCTTGTGAGGTTGACGAGCTCGTCGAATGGAGTCGAGGAAGGCGGCGGAGTCGGCGGGATCGGACCAGATTGGCTGATCGGAGGCGATGAAGCGGGAGATCTGGGAGTCTAGGGAGTTGAGAGCTCGCTCGAGTGAGGCGACTCCGGATGATCCGTCGTCTCCGGGTTGGTGATCCTCGGAGAGCTTCTCGCGGGAGAATCTGCCGTCGAAGGTGGAGAAGATCTGTAAGATGTCGTCGGCCATGGATTCGTTGTGGCCTAGGGTCTTGGCTATGTGGCGCGCTACGGCGAGTAGCTTTTCTTCGCCGTTCTCCGCCATGAGGTGTGAAAGCAGTAGAGAGTTTTCTCTATGTTGTCAGAGTCAGAGAGCGAGATCGACGGGGGAAGCAAGGAATCGAAGACGAAGAAAGTTCAGAGGAAGGGAGGAAGAAGACTGGATGGATAGAAACTTGTGCAATGACGAAAGTACCCCTCAAGACAGACGCTAGCTTTGACTTGGCCGTGTTGTGTGAAAGTGGCATGGGCGTGTAATATAAAAGTTTCCGTGACTTCACTAACACTGGTAGGTAGCTTAGCATTGTTTTTAACCGGGTAGGTGGGTAAACCGGCCGGTTTGATGAAACTAGATTGATGGAGCTTGGCAAGCTTAATTCATATCAAAATTATGTCTTGTGGTATGGATGGCAATGCAATATCAGAGATGGTTATGGTTATGGCCCTTATGGAGAAGCAATTTAGCAAAGAATCAGAGGTTGGAAGTTTCGTCTTTGAAGCACTGAAAACATGGAGCAAAAAGCAGATTCAGCACGTAAAACAGTCAAGAGAGACCTCAGTGAGTTTCTCCAGCTCTGTGATTATAAGAGAAAGCTACTGGAAACACTCAAACAATCGATGTCCCATGTTTGATTCTCTTAATCATAAGAACACTTTAGACAGAAACGTGGCTACTTTTTCTTTCGCTATTTCATACTGAGAACACATTCAAGACACAAACAGGGAGAATGATGATGTTTTAGTACACAAATGCTACTCAATTACTATGCAACAAACTTCTGACAACGAGTATCCTTGTGAATGTTTTGACAACGGACACAACAAAAACGCATCCCACATAAGCAGCAATTATATCCCGCAATGTACCCACAGACTGAACAGAAATGGCGGCGAGAAGATGAACTCGGAGGTCCCACCGCTGCTTTCAAGTAAGTGGGCACATGGGACGGTAAAGATTCCAAATTTGCCTCCTGCAAGAGCTCAGTGAAGGACTTAGGAGCTTTACGAGCCTCCAAAGCTTTTGCTTGTCGAGTTTTACGCTTTGATCCCTTATGTTGCTTCTTCTGCACGTAACCTACAACAAACCAAACACAAGATTAAAATTGAACTAACAGATCACAGAGAGAGAAAATAAGACAATTTACCGAGATCATCGTCTTCGTCAAGAGAGGCTTCTTCATCATCGTTCAAATCAACCACATCCACAGCTCCATTATCGTTCTCCAAAGCTTCCAGCCGTGCAATAGCAGCCTATAAATTAACCATAAGAAAGACAACTGaagtctttttttctttttctttacgaaATCAAAAAAACGCACCTGCGTTCGATTGTCGTTGCTTGTAAGAGCCGCCGCCATCTTCGAAGCAACCTTACGAGTCCGACTCGATACTCGACGATTCGCCATTTCTTCCTCCATTCCGCCAAGAAGATGCAGATTACCGGCGACGGTGGAAGCGCAGCGGCGGCGTATTCGCGGGGATTTGAATTCGGTGACTCTTTTGGGTCTGGTCTCACAGATAGTTTTATTTAGATTCTATAAAGGCCCATTGGGCTTGtgctttaataatttataaaaatatatactatcaTTTATCATTTGAGAAGTGAATTAGATACATAATTTTATTCcatgtaaattaaaaaatataaataaatacacatATGAATTAAATTacatttgaaatttttgaattcAACAATTCTATACAATAAAATATcatgtttgataaaaaaactattttttcttttggaagaatctagatttgattaaaaaaattattttttgaaattgttattgGATAATGAATCTAAAAtctctaaattttataatataataaaaaaaaattaagtagcTTTAAAGTATCACGTTATTGGTAACTGTATTTAAAGTTTCCTTAATAAGTGATTTAGACTCTAATGTTATTGgttctaatttatatatttttatctttagaaaatttaaaaatcattgTTATTCAATTAaagatttaaataaatatctcaAATCTTGTTGttaatatcaatttttaatcaatttgaTTCGAAATTTTGAAGGagtttgaattttcttttatgtGAAAATATAGTTCAAGTCAAATATGACATTTCatcttcaaattttataaaccaaaatttatctaatgagaagagaatcaaaagtCAGTGGACCAAATTTTATCTAATggattaaataaaaaaagaacatataaCAAAGTAGAACTTAAGCATAATAATCACGAAGCTAGTCATATTTTAAagacaagagaaaaaaaaatataaataaagagTTGTTTATGGTTGTATAAGTTGACATCAATTTCACAAgacttaaaatatatgatatttcatatattttgattCAGTTTACAATTCAAAATACATGAtttcactaaatttttaaattatttttcaaacaaattaaaaaaatcgatGTAAAGAACTCTATTTTAAGAAGATTTTAGTctgaaattttaagaaaatattaataagaatataaactgagattataatacataaacccaCATAAAACTACATCATCACAAAGAACACTAATATATGAAAGAACgtagaaatttatataaataatatgaattaGGTAGATCATGTTATTCCATGTAAATTAATAAGAGATAAATCAAATACacgtataaaataaaatatgaataaatatttaaattaccGAGTTCGTGGTGAGAAACATGAGGCGACTATTCCAAAGATTATGCTctcaaatgtttatttttttctttccctcgcaaaatataaattagtgaaatcaatactatattaaaaggtGAATAAGATCCACAGATAGCATGTCCACGTCATCGATTTAAATCAACCAATCAGGTTAGAATGTTTTGACACGTCACTTTGGCTTCCTGGTTTTCTTCGACGAGAGAGGAGAAATGGATTTCTGAACGGAAATCGTTTCATAGCCACCACCCCCATTAATCCATCTCTGCGCCATGAATTCTTCTTTAATGGGTTCGTTTTGCCTTCCTGTATCTCCTCCTATTTATATCGGGTCATTTCAGAAAGGATTCAATACTCTCAAAAATCTCAAGAACGATGAATTCCAACAGCAAGACCTCTGTTTCCGGCGATCTTACCTCCGTGAAGGTGATCAACTCCGTCGGTGAGCCTGTGAACCGTTCCTCTGAAACCGCCGATTTGGAATAAAAGAGGCATAACTGGTGACTCCTCCGCCAAAGCTGTCGCCGGTGAAGCTAGGTACAAGAAACGCCAAGGAAAGGCCGATGGAATCCAGAGCCAAGCTTCCAGCCTCAATTAAAACTGGTGAGATTCTACCTTTCACTCCGATGGAATCCAGAGCCAAGCTTCCAATCTCCAGCGACCACAAGACCAACGCTTCCTTCGCgatattttagattaattatGCCAAAACCCTTTCCAGTGTTTGTGCTCAGTTCCACGATGGGAGGCGAAGCAGTATTCTCTGAAGCTTAATCTAATTATGGTGCTTCTCACTCTGTTCCActgaatacatttttttgtgCACCATTCCACTGAATACTGAATGTCTATATCTTGCAGGAACCATGAGTTGAAAACCCAGGCCGTAACCCCTGCCACAATGAATATATGGCTTGATTTTTATCGAGGAAACCCAAACCAGTAAACGCATCATGGCGATATTAGGATTGAGAGGTACATAACACTGGCAACCATTCATTTTGTCACCCTGTTTGCTATTcctattgttttaaaatttgccaaaaaaaaatggatattAGTAAGTTTGTATCtcagttgattttttttttttgtatctcagttgaatatttttttttgtatcttagttgaATATATATTCATTGTTTTACTCTGTGTAATTCTAGGTCGGCTTTTCGTAAATGCAACCTCTggaacacatttttttttttgcccatGAATGTGATGCAAGACAAAGTTACCTAAAAAGTAAGGCCTCCATCGTATTTTTGGTTTGTTAACCCTCTTAACTGAATTGTTTAACAACTGAGAGCACTAACGATTGTTTGTTattgttcatggacagggaccTAATGACTTTCCTGGGGCTGGAGCTGAGAAGACAAGCCTCTGTCCTGTTGTGAACAGAGTTGTGACAACAAACACAAAAGGCTGTTGATGGTGTGGTCGAAAGGGAACAGCTAAGACAGATGCACCAACTGACCCCCTGTTGATTCCAGAAACACTGGAGGAAGAACCGCATAGAACAGCTGGTCCATTGTCACTCCGCTAAGAAGACCCGCATAGGCTGAAGTCTGACCTAACGAGTGAACGGTTGCTGGTTCCATATACAGACTCACCAACTTCTACGGGTCTAAGAGCAAGATTGTGTACCGTGTTGCTGAGCCAAATGTGACCGTGACTTTCTCTTGGAACTCCGTCCTCTCTGTTTCAGCGGACAGTACGGTTGGGTTTCCCGAGGATCGATTCCAATTCTATGGGCATAAGGAATTTGATGAGGCTTGTGACCGTAAAGGAGACCTTTATGGTAAGCTCTTAATCCATATAATTGTGTAAACATATTGGTTTTGATTATGTTATGATGAAATATTGGTTGGTAAGTGACTACTAACTCTGTTACTTCTTAAAAAATCTAGCAATTTTTCTGTTTGTAGATTTTGCTCACATGACTTCGTTGCCGATGTACAAAGTGGGGGAATCGCGGCGGAGGAAGAGCTTCAGCTATTGTACGAGCCTAATCATGTATCGACACCAGAGGAGATGAGTATGGGAAAGCAGGCTATGGCCAGGTCCTGCATGAGCCCTTTCTGAAATTCTTAAAGCatgaagaaggagatgaatCAGAGGTTTCCCAGGAGACGGAGAGACTCGCCATGGAGTATTACGATCCCAAACCAGGTGAATTTGTGGTTGGTGTTGTGGACCTGTGGTTTCTGGTAACGAGAACAGACTCAATGTGAGTATAATTGCGGATATGTTAGGGATCATGATGACGAATGAGAAAGTTCCATTGTACGAGCAAAAATTTGATTACTTGCTCTGTGATTTAAAGTACGATGCTGAAGAATTCTTGGTTCATGGTAAAATGGAGATTGTtaaggatgatgatgaagatggtgCTTAAGTTGTGTAGTTTGCAAGGCAAGGCATGCCTGTGGTGGAGATAGGACAATGATCTTTGCAGATGTTTTAGGGAGGACGTTGAGGGGAAGGCCTTTGTTTTCTTCTAGACGTTACTTTAGGAGAATAGCTTGGCACCAAGTGAGGTAGGTCTCTTTTTGTTCCTTGATTTCAATAACTGTTATTGGTTGATGTATCAAGAAGATCCTAATGGAAAGTAGGTTGTTATGTGGCAGATCAATCAGCTTACTGAGCCCACTGACGTTAAGATAACTGAGTGGAATATCTCTCACCAGAATTGAGGTAGGCTTCACATGTTTGCTTAGAGTTCATGCATTTTAGTGGATTTAATAGttacttttttgtttaatcTCAGGGCTTGAGAGGTTCTATAtagtttgaaagaaaaaataaagcaggagtttctttttttgctgACTTGGAGTAAACTTTTTGGTTTCACTGTTTCTAGGATGGAAACATGATAAAGCAAAACGTCCCTCAATTGAAGAGTTTCAGAGATAACAATGAATTGTTTTCAAGGTTGTGTGGGTACAAGCCGGGCATAGCTACATGTTGCAAGGATGTGTTAAAATCTGGGTAGTAGTAAGCTATGACAAGACAAATCATAAAAATTTTGGATGCTAAATGATGATGGAAAGACAGATGGAAATGAGGGAAGTTGATGATTGTGTGTGATAGCAGTAGAGAAGTACAAAAGAATAAAGCTTGAGGTCATAAGGGATTTCACTTGGACTCCTTTTCATGATTTATCCTTCAACATGAGGGATTAGTTGTGTTAACATCGTTTTACACAGTCGGGGGCGGATATATGCACATAATAACCTTTCAAAGCATACGTGAATGATGCTTTGACTTTCAGgaatatcataatttttttcctaACACCTAAATTGGCAGATATGAGTGTCAAAGGACTAGAAGATAATGCAAAAATAGTTGAGTCAAAGCATACGTGAATGATCATTCATGTAGTCACATTACTATTCCTTAGTAAATATGCCAGTGTTATGAGGAAACTGGAAATATATCACTTTGTTTATAATCAGGGTCGGCTGCAAACATATATGCCTTCGAGCTTTCTATTTTGGTGAAAAGATTTGTGTTTAGGATAAGGATAATATCACCTTGATTTAACACTAATCTATGGGATCCTCATTCTCTGTGTAACCTGAAATCTTTATTAACTAATCAATTCCAAataaccacaaaataaaaacaacaaatcatTGACAGAGTCTGGAATTTTCagattaagctaaaaataaaaagaccaaaaaaatgtggttgtttatatgatacCAATAAACACCTCTGAACTTAAAGAAATAAACAAGACTTAGAAATTGGTTGTTTATATGATccatcaataaaaaatattttgaataatttgtaaatattagaATAGGTTTTTAATGTTCTGGTTTATTCGTTTACAAGCCATAACAACCCAAGTTTTTCTCCTCGCTCAAAGAACAAACCTAGAAATCACAAAATCAAACGCTGCAGCAAATCATGTAAAATAttgctaaatatatatatatataagaattaataaatataagaaagcaaaacactaataaaataaagaaaatagtaaaaccATTTACGCACTGTCAACATTTTAAACTCGACTTGGACACTGAACCAGATTATTTCAAGAGTCCCGAGATCATTGGTATCGACTGTTGCTAAACTAtagattaataatttaataaaattattttgatatttatatataaatataatattattaatcttctaaaatataataatatcaaaataattttttaatttaaaaatataattgaatgaTTTTCAATATCAGTTTTTACTTACccgaagaaaaaaattatttaactaaCTTATTAATATCGAATTAGAAATttggctaaatattaaaataaaaaatgagaaaaagacaaaaatagcaccaaatcaagtttttgtcacaaaaatagcatcacaatgaagaaaatgaccaaaataagttttattgaaaggtaaatatgcatttataacccttgggttaattaatctaagacttagggtttagagttaaggggtggagttttattaatgtattcaaattttttaaaatgaaaaatgaaaaatgaaaattttcaaaacaaaaaggtgctattttggtcattttattttttgagtgctatttttgtgaaaaacttaaaaagtgctattttagagatttgccaataaaaatttgtaacaattatttttaaaaaatcaatagataagaaacttttgaatataaaaattacattacaaagattttttttttaaattgttaccTCCAGTGTTAAATTGAAAAGATTTACCGGGTTGAGCATCCTTAAATAATTCATCGACTTTCTCATTGCTTTGACAAATACAACATCCTCATTCCAAACACAAACATTGACACATATTATCGAAAAATAAACGATCAACACacttttccgcgcgtagcgcggagaaaGAATCTAGTGAGTCTAATGACCGGGtatttggatttaaaaaacaaGGGAAAAAAGCCATTAGACTGtcttaggcctgggcattcggatcgtcgggtcgggttcgggtctttcgggtctaggagtttaggacccgataggattgttttaaattttcggTTACGGGTCGGTTCGGGTCATACCgagttcgggtcgggtcggatCTTAGATAGTTGGATCCATTcgggtaactagaatttatcggttTAGTTATGGGTCGGATTCGGGTCGGTTTGGTTCGGGTACGacctaaaaaatacctaaaaatacaaaagaacatgtaaaaatattaatatatccgaaaatatttgacattttatttaaattttttgtttttattatattaaaatatgtatatatactaaactatgcAAGATAAAACAATAATTGGTTGTCTCCTAATGATTGACCCCTTTGATCTGTAGACAAATAACCCGTCTTCGACTCCCCTtcaatacattttatttaatttacactATTAATTCGGGTACCCGTCGGGTtccgggttcgggtcgggtccaagacccacgggtcctctacaacaagacccg
The nucleotide sequence above comes from Raphanus sativus cultivar WK10039 unplaced genomic scaffold, ASM80110v3 Scaffold1624, whole genome shotgun sequence. Encoded proteins:
- the LOC108846343 gene encoding SWR1 complex subunit 6, which codes for MEEEMANRRVSSRTRKVASKMAAALTSNDNRTQAAIARLEALENDNGAVDVVDLNDDEEASLDEDDDLGYVQKKQHKGSKRKTRQAKALEARKAPKSFTELLQEANLESLPSHVPTYLKAAVGPPSSSSRRHFCSVCGYIAGYNCCLCGMRFCCVRCQNIHKDTRCQKFVA
- the LOC108844941 gene encoding LOW QUALITY PROTEIN: exocyst complex component EXO70B1 (The sequence of the model RefSeq protein was modified relative to this genomic sequence to represent the inferred CDS: inserted 4 bases in 3 codons; deleted 6 bases in 6 codons; substituted 1 base at 1 genomic stop codon) encodes the protein MAENGEEKLLAVARHIAKTLGHNESMADDILQIFSTFDGRFSREKLSEDHQPGDDGSSGVASLERALNSLDSQISRFIASDQPIWSDPADSAAFLDSIDELVNLTRDWSHASSEKPIGTLLSRADDMMQQAMFRVEEEFRSLMDHGAESFPVNHRFDSEEEEDEEEEEEVDYDDTTQIPVAQPLTDYDLIIDALSSATINDLHEMAKRMLAAGFGKACSHVYSASRREFLEESVSRLGLQKQLSIEDVHKMQWQELEDEIDRWIKAANVALRILFPSERRLCDRVFFGFSSAADLSFMEVCRGSTIQLLNFADAVAIGSRSPERLFKVLDVFETMRDLMPEFESVFSDQFCLVLRNEAVTIWKRFGEAVRGIFMELENLIRRDPAKAAVPGGGLHPITRYVMNYLRAACRSRQTLEQVFEESNGVPSKDSTLLTVQMSWIMELLESNLEVKSKVYKDPALSYVFLMNNGRYIVQKVRDGELGVXLGEDWIRKHNAKVKRQYHVSYQREARGNKMVGLLKVDSAAAGMNGLGKXMKEKLKEFNTQFEEVCKAHSTWVVFDEQMREELRISLAKLLLPPYGNFIGRFQNLGDIXRKNADRYIKYCVRIXRRGVNELFKGTTTARKVK